The Triticum aestivum cultivar Chinese Spring chromosome 7B, IWGSC CS RefSeq v2.1, whole genome shotgun sequence genome window below encodes:
- the LOC123159109 gene encoding omega-amidase, chloroplastic, which yields METMRSYAEDIDGGRSPSVSMLSEVAAARKITIVGGSVPEMASGQLFNTCCVVGPDGEIKAKHRKLHLFGIDIPGDITFRESDTFTAGQEPTVVDTDVGRIGIGICHDIRFPELAMLYRSRGAHLICYPSAFNMSTGQLLWDLMQKSRVIDNQLFVVTCSPARDPNSKSDFVVWGNSSLIGPFGEVLAAAGHEDATVIGEVDLCSIDAVRRQRKNLCRANLPLETQGRGDLYRLVDIERECSS from the exons ATGGAGACCATGCGGAGCTATGCCGAGGACATCGACGGCGGCCGGTCGCCGTCGGTCTCGATGCTGTCGGAGGTGGCCGCTGCCAGGAAGATCACGATCGTCGGCGGATCCGTACCCGAGATGGCGTCGGGGCAGCTGTTCAACACCTGCTGCGTGGTCGGGCCCGACGGGGAGATCAAGGCCAAGCACAGGAAG CTGCATCTGTTTGGAATTGACATCCCGGGAGACATCACTTTCAGGGAATCCGATACCTTCACTGCTGGGCAAGAACCCACCGTGGTTGACACAG ATGTTGGACGGATTGGTATTGGGATTTGTCATGATATCCGGTTCCCAGAACTGGCAATGCTGTATCGATCAAGAG GTGCACACTTGATATGCTACCCGTCTGCGTTCAACATGAGCACCGGGCAGCTCCTCTGGGACCTTATGCAGAAGTCCAG GGTTATTGACAATCAG CTGTTCGTGGTGACCTGCTCACCTGCGCGAGACCCCAACTCAAAGTCAGACTTCGTGGTCTGGGGTAACTCAAGCCTCATCGGACCA TTTGGCGAGGTTCTTGCGGCGGCAGGGCACGAGGACGCGACCGTCATCGGCGAGGTCGACCTGTGTTCGATTGATGCTGTCCG GCGTCAGAGGAAAAATCTGTGCAGGGCGAACCTCCCTTTGGAAACACAGGGTAGAGGGGATCTGTACAGGTTGGTCGATATCGAGAGGGAATGTTCGAGCTAG